The genomic DNA aggaaacaaactgagggttgctggaggggaggtggatggggggattggtttggtaactgggtgatgggcattaaggaggcacttgatatattgagcactgggtgttatatgcaactgatgaatcactaaactctacccctgtAACTAATAATACACCGCATGTTAATGTGGATGTGGTGATGAGCTACCTCCAGGTTGTCTTTCTGGCGGCTTTGCTCTTGATGCATTGTTAGCAAGTCTGGACAATAAAGACACACACTGGTTtacacctttaaaattttttattacagaaaatgcCATTCTTCCAAGTCCAGGTCAAGGCCCACTTTATTTGTCAAACCTGGACTTCTGTACGTATTGTATTAAATAGCTTTCTTGCTCCCTGGGTAGCTGATATGGAGTCAAAACTCTGCCTTTGATTGTAGGTTCTCTGAGAAGGGGGACTGGGGCTCTGTAGCTATGTTCCATTCTGTACAAGGCTATGCGATATCTGGTCAGCCTGAGTACCAACGGCATTATGTCTCCGCCTAGGAGGCTAGGCAGGGGAGTCAGCAGCCCCTCTGCACCCCTGTTTGGGTCTTGTGGACCATGTCACTGTGGGCCTGTGACCAGAGCCAGGACAATCACTGAAGGCGCAGATATAGTGCTCGGATCAACTCAGGGCATTACAGGCATGGCACCCCTCAGTGTGTGGGTGGGGACGGTGGCAGGTCAGTCCCCAGAAGTGCAGGGCTGTAGGCAGAAAATGCCAACAAGGTGAAAGGGTCTGTTTCTCAGAAGCAAGTTGGGCAGGGATTTGCGAGGTCCTGGGAGCCCACACACTAAGGTGCACAGACTTCAAATGCAAGGAACTGGGAGGTGATGCTGGATAGCAGCTCAAAGGAACCTGTGAGGACAGACTTGGCCAGCCCGTGAACAGAGCTTCAGTAATGGAGGAAAACGCGGCTGTCGCAGGGCTTTGCCTGAGGGCTATGGCTGCTAGTTACTGAACAGTTAACAGGGGAGAGGTGAAACAGTTGAGGGCAGGATGGATCTCAGAAGAGCAGCCCCAGCAGGAGGAGGCTGACAAAGAACgcaggggagaaggagacttTGGAGCCCGTGTCCGGGGTGGTGAGCTCACTGGAGGTGGGCGCTGAGGAGGCGTTGGAGCTGCTAGCAggaggggtgggcgggggggcAGTCGAGGAGGAGTTAGCGCTGTCTACACACTCAAACTTTCGGAAGATGACTCCTCCAACTGTCCGGTTCTCAGCAGACAGGAACTGACAGGTGGAGTTACTGATGTTGGAACAGCCTCTCAGCACGAGCTTCTTAGTCTCTGTGAACGCAGTGGAGACAATAAGGACTTCATAGCCCTCTCGCCCTTCCTCCACAGGCCTCCCAGCAACCTGTTCTAGGTCTGGTCCTAAAACAGGGGCCTGGAGGAAAGAGCCCAGGGTCAAGAACACCAAATGGTAATGGCAGAAGAACCATGAAGGTCAGAGCCCAGACGCCCTCCCCCACCTAAAAccaaaagaaactgaggctccagaagGTGGATGCAGGTCTGACCTCACTGATGAAGGTCAGAAATGGGCCTGGGACTCAAGTCTCCAATGTTTTCCTGAGGAGCCGGCAGGTGATAAAATCTAGAGATGGGCTCAGACACCCTAGGGCCCTGTGCTCTCAATCCAGGAAGAACtcctcccaggctcccctcctccAGGTTCTGCTTTCCGCCCCCACTCTTCTCTGGACCTGAGTGCTCTCTGCCTGAGTTTTCTCTGAGAAGGGAAAAATAGCTGGAGGTGATCTTAATTCTAAGTCGAATTATATTGTGTTTAACACTGTTTTAAGGTGCAGATCCTAGGAAAAGGCCAAGGGAATTTGCAAACAAAATGTGGTTGTGACTTCAGCTACCTGttttgagctcctactatgtgtcagCAGTGTTCTGTTGGCTACAACTGAAACAGGCGTGGAGAACAGGAGGTTCATGGGGGAGAAAGGCACTGGAGGGGGGGACTGGCTACTTATCAGAAGGGCTACAAACTTGttctgagaaggaaagagaaacctCCAAATCCCTTTGAAGAAAACgattaattccttttttatagcAAATAGCAGTGCTGGAGATTGAATTACAGTGAGCTAGAAAAATGTGCTGCATGGCACATATCTAGAGTAGTGAAAaaaagtgaccttgggcaaaaataaacaaagaaacaaaccctacatggggcgcctgggtggctcagtgttaagcggctgccttcagctcaggtcataatcccagggtcctgggatccagtcctgcatcgggctccctgcttaggggggagtctgcttctccctctccctctgccacaacttgtgctctaataaataaataaaatcttaaaaaaacaaaacaaaacaacaaaatagatacagtagggatgtctgggtggcttagtcgttaagcgtctgccttcagttcaggtcgtgatcccagggtcctgggatcgagccccgcatcgggctccctgctcatcaggaagcctgcttctccctctccctctgcctctctccctgctcatgctcgctctctctctctgtacctctgtgtctcaaatgaataaataaaatctttttaaaaaaaaagtttaaaaaaatcctaccaCTTGGTTTATtcgttttaaaaatatctttaactcttggggtgcctgggtggctcagtcggttaagtaaccgccttcggtcaggtcatgatcccggggtcccgggatggagctccacgtctggctcccggctcagcagggagtctgcttctccctctgcccccccctccccgcatATCCTCAGACATAGCTTAAGAATTAAACTTTAGAGCTGGGTAGACATCCTAgggagtttaaaattttttctcaaatcttgaaatgcatattactaagtgcaGTAAATCTAGTGAAAAGGCTACAGACTATctgattccaaatatatgatattgtgataaaagcaaaattatggaGAGAACACAAAGATCagaggttgccaggggttagagaTTAATacagcacagaggatttttaggacgtGAAGTTACTCTGTGTGATACTGTAATGGTAGATTATACTCACTCTACAAGTGTCAAAAGCCATAGAATATGCAACATAAACAGTAACCCTATTGTAAACCTTGGACTCGGGATGATAATGATGCATCAATGTAGGTTCATGGATTCATGTAGGTACCATTTAGTGGGGAATGTTGACGGGGGGTAGGTATGTATGTGTTGGGACAGgggtatgtgggaaatctctctaccttcctctcaattcTGCTGTGAActaaaaactgttctaaaaataaatttttttttttaagttgaaaaaggTTCAAGATACTTGAAGTGTTTGGCCCCACTGAGAAACCTGCAATTACAGTTAAGCATGGATTTCTAGTACTACAATTGCCATTAATAAAAGTTGAAATCAAATTGTACCTGGGTGTTGGTGCTCTTAAACTGTTACTATTCTGAGCCATATTGTGGCAGAGACTGGCTAGCTGTTCATTTTAGCTTCAtgtctcttcctttcctgctggACCTCTACTAAACCCCATTAGATTGCATTTCCACCCTCCAGTGAAGTTTTGGTCCCGGCCAACGGAATGTGAGAGAGAGTGATGCACGTGCTTCCAGGCTTTGCCTGTAAAaaccttcctgccttcctccactCCCCATCTTCCCCCACCTGCTGCTGAGAGGCAAAGAATACAGCAGGGAGGGGCCAAgtcctgggtgggtgggggccagAGCTTCCAGATGGAAAGAACACAGGCCCCGGGACCCTGCAAAAAACTGCcatatgagcaagaaataaacatcTGTTACATTGAGGAAGAGGATTTAGAGGTTGCTCTTTAACAGTAATGAACTTACCCTAACTAATACATACATTATTCTTTAAAtaggtatatttaaaatatacctttaaataggtatatttaaagaataatgtatgtattagttttgtattttataccAGTTAATTTGTATTTCATAATGGCTTATATCAAATTATTTCTGTAGAAAAGAACAATTGGTTGAATATTAAAGCCCAATCCGACTCTTTCAGTCAGGTGACCCAAGTTGTCATAAGCCAGCACCTCTCAGTGAcaggtagagaaaaaaatgtagggataaaaggaaataaaagtcaaacccacacacacccacagaaCAATGCAACCTAGTGAAGTAAATGCCGGGAATGACATGAGGCACTAAATGAGCCTGGCTTGATTATAAGCCACAGGAGAACAGGGTTCAAGAGATGGACAGCTCAGGAGGAATGGTTCTGGACTAAGGAGGCGGAAATAGCAACCAGCCCAAGGCTACATTAACAGCCTCATTATCTCAAAGGCATTCTGACTTTAACCTTTTATCCTACTAACCTCTCCCAGGCTTCTATTGCTAACCCAGAACTTATTACCCAAGGTTTAATGTTTTCAACTCAAGTCCCATAATGGAATTGAAACCCCAAAACGTACCAGTCTTAAATTCTGCAACTAGATTGACACACCGTTCTTCTTTATAACATTTCCTGTGTTGCACATTACAGGAACTTTCATTAGATCCATAACAGGCAAGACACTCTGTGTTGCTGGACACATCTTCCAGGGGAGGAGCTGGTAGAATAAGAATCATTAATTTAGAACAGAGTTATAACATAGAACATGGTACTGCCTTGTACTGAAGGGGACAAGCAAGCAAAGCTGCTGGCCAGAGAGATCTTGAGAATGAGACAAATGCACGAAGACACCAGTGATCCTAACCTCATATCCCACCAACATAGTTACGGCACACAACCGCACAGACCTCCCCTTACAAACCATCCAGTCTTCAAGAACTGTGGTCAGTGGGTGTGTTGGGCTGAGAAGGGAGAGGTAAGCTTTTGATCTAAAACCAACCAATGtccagtgatggatattaagaagggcacatactgcaatgagcacagggtgttatacacaatgaatcatggaacactacatcagaaactattgaagtactgtatggtgactaacataacataataaaaaaataaatgaataaaaaataaaaccaaccaatGTCAACATTAGCCTGCTATTCTGAATATCAGCCAATAGGTGTGTAGCTATTACTAAATCTTCCTCTGAATAAATGAACATACACCATTATTTAGCATTTAATACAAAATGATATTGAGACCCAGCTCTGCTATTAATGACCAGGACTCTAGAACTAAGGCAATTTAACTTTGTCCTTTTGgccatgttttcttctcttcaaaaaaaGAGAGCTTTGGTATAGACCAACGGTTCTCAAATTGTAGTCCAAGAACTCCTGGGTTATCCCCAAGAACCTTTTCAGGCAGTCCACAAATTCAAAACCATTTTCATGATAATACTAAGatgttccttgcctcttctactctctttctttcatgaatgttcaaTGGAGTTTTTGAGAGGCTACATGGCATGAGAGATTGCAACAGACTAAATGCACAAGCAAATCTGAGAACTCAGTTGTTTTCTATTAAGCCAGAAACTAAAGAGCTTTgagaaaatatgtaataaatgccactcttctcactaagtatttttttgttttggaagatagagttatttctatataaaaatgttattaatgttAACATGTAATGCGTTTATTATTTCTTGGTGaactaaaaataaagatttttaaaattttttagaaattctttgaatttttaagatttctaataCTGTAAATATTGATAGTATGATTCACATAAATCAAATTTCTATAGAGTCCTCAATAATTTTGAAGATTTGGAGTCTTAAAAGAGGGCCTGAGACcacaaagtttgagaaatactaatAAGCATCTAATTCCATACAACTTGGAGTTTCCATTATTTCTGTCTGtactgagaaaagaggaaagcatGAAAGTAGTGCTGACTTTCCCATTTGTTTTTCAAGCGACTGTTGTAAGTCAGCTGTTGATGTTACCCAGATATGCAATGAAGTGCTTGGACTTGAGATGTCCACCAGAAAGTGAGGACCACAGGTGGCAAAGGAAGGGAGAGTGTTGGGAGGACACAGGAAGGAAGGCACGTTGCCAGCACCCACCCAGAGCATCACTGGTGTTACAGTCCTTTCCTTGGCAGCACTGGCTTATAAAATGGAAGTATTCGTTATCAGACACATGGACAGTGAAGGCTTCAACCatgtctctcccttccctgcagTTCTCCGCAGAGCAGGCTTTATCCTGGTATATGTTGGCTGCCCCTacacaaagagaaacacagactGTCAGCCCTGGGTAGGAGGCTTCAGAAAGGGCAGAGACCCTGAATAGTGACTGCTTCAGGCAACAGCAGAAAACACACCCTCAGGTCAATGTGATTTCAGACACTGGAGAGGGTTTCCTGGCACACAGAAAAATCCTTCCCCATGAGGTAGTTCCTTCCTTTAGCTGGAGATGAGCAAAGATGCAGGCTAAACTTCAGCTCAAAGACTGATggagactgagggttgctggagtggagggggtaggagggatggggaggctggatgatggacactggggagggtacgtgctgtggtgagctctgtgaattgtgtaagactgttgaatcacagacctgtacctgtgaaacaaataatacattatatgtcaataaaaataaataaataaatagacaactgagttaaaaaaaaaaaaaaagactgatgggGGCTTGGAAATGGTGGTTCAGGCTGACTTTCCAAAGCCCCCTGATCAGTCTTAGCATCTCTAAAAACAGCCAAGCAGACATGATGGTCCTACGTGCAATATGATGTTAAACCTAAATACAGTCAAGCTTCTAGACCAGAGCAATTGATAATGGTAGCcagtagctacatgtggctatttaaaattCAGCTCTTCTGTCATATAACCATATTTCAAGTGGCCAGTAGCTCATGTGTGGCTACTGTATAGGACAGCATGGATATAAACATTTCCATTATTGAAGACAGTCCTACTGAGCAGCAGGGGTCCAATTTACAGGAAAATACCAggaataggggaaaaaagaagtgaCACCACAAGGAAGCAATCAACCAAAGCCAGAATATGGGACAACTATAAGACaaatgttccagtttctccaacaAATCAATGgtattgaacaacaacaacaacaaaaccaacaacaacaaaaagtgatGGTAgttattataaaacaaattagaCGTAATAGACCTAACAGCAAAATGCTGTGTGGGGATTTTGTTTGTATCCGAATTCTAACACATCAACTATAACACAACATCTGAAACAATTGGGACATTTCTAAGATGGCCTTCtaatagaagaaattaaagaattacagTTAATGTTCTTAGGTATATAGTGATATGGTAGttatgtaaaaaggaaaaaaaaagtccttatcagagataaataatgaagtatttttagGGGAAATTACATGATATCaaagtttgctttaaaataccactgttggggcgctgggtggctcagttgttaaatgtctgccttcggctcaggtcatggtcccagggtcctgggatcgagccccgcatcgggctccctgctcagctggaagcctgcttctccctctcccaccccccttcttgtgttccctctctcgctgtgtctctctctgtcaaataaataagtaaaatcttaaaaaataataataataaaataaaataccactgcaggggcgcctgggtgcctcagttggttgagcttctgactgtctgacttcagctcaggtagtgatctccagatcctgggatcgcCTTGTGtggggctcctagctcagcagggagtctgattgtccctctccctcttcctccgcccctccctcccacttgtgctcactctctctctctctttcaaataaataaataaaatatttttaaaaataaaataaggggtgcctgggtggctcagtcgttaagcgtctgcctttggctcaggtcatgatccccgggtcctgggatccagccctgcatcgggctccctgcttagcggggagtctgcttctccctctccctctgccacaacttgtgctctaataaataaaatcttaaaaaaacaaaacaaaacaacaaaatagatacaatagggatgcctgggtggctcagtcgttaagcgtctgccttcggctcaggtcgtgatcccagggtcctgcgatcgagcccctcatcgggctccctgctcggcggggagcctgcttctccctctcccactccctctgcttgtgttccctctctcgctgtgtctctctctgtcaaataaataaataaaatctaaaaataaataaaataccattgcaaaaaaaaaaaagcaaaatgttgataatttttGACACAGGATAGTGGTTACCTGGCAATTCATTATACACTTCTTCCTGCTTTtctgcatatttgaaaatgtccacaataaaaagttaataagaAATCTAAGTGCTCCAGGAGAGAGGTAACAATCATGCCAGCAGATCACCCTGGGTGAAAGCGTGTTGGATCTGGAAGAggacagggaggaaaggggggCAGAAAGATGGAAGAACGCAAGTACCCAGAGCAAATTGCCTGCTTTGCAACTTAACCAAG from Neomonachus schauinslandi chromosome 7, ASM220157v2, whole genome shotgun sequence includes the following:
- the LYPD8 gene encoding ly6/PLAUR domain-containing protein 8, whose product is MKGILVAAIITAFVVAAVESLCCVQCNSLTNSCDNSTITECPLHANASCNSFVTNSSGAANIYQDKACSAENCREGRDMVEAFTVHVSDNEYFHFISQCCQGKDCNTSDALAPPLEDVSSNTECLACYGSNESSCNVQHRKCYKEERCVNLVAEFKTDTETKKLVLRGCSNISNSTCQFLSAENRTVGGVIFRKFECVDSANSSSTAPPPTPPASSSNASSAPTSSELTTPDTGSKVSFSPAFFVSLLLLGLLF